The following coding sequences are from one Arachis hypogaea cultivar Tifrunner chromosome 7, arahy.Tifrunner.gnm2.J5K5, whole genome shotgun sequence window:
- the LOC112702916 gene encoding probable BOI-related E3 ubiquitin-protein ligase 3, whose product MAVEARHLNIFPPQLISNREMMNSIETNMNLNLYNAQLGYSSLLPLSGTTTTAAAGVGTEAMLPPAMYSSIAADSLPQQQKTPIKSESTLTYNNIPLLRKRSRDTSGSINYTFPSSYPATASTVTVQPHHKNCGSFTFLGEDITLQIHQQQLDIDQLVAQRMEKVRMELEEKRKRHARRIMEAIEVSVMKRLKAKEDEIEKMGKLNWALEEKVKSLCIENQIWRDLAQTNEATANALRTNLEQVLAQRGCGGAVEDDGATVCPGGAATAAVMDDAESCCGSSDDCGDKNLEEKVVESCGGGWRTLAGVNAQDKGGRLCKNCGKGESCVLILPCRHLCLCTVCGSSLHTCPICKSVKTASVHVNMS is encoded by the exons atggcCGTTGAGGCTCGCCATCTCAATATCTTTCCTCCGCAACTCATAAGCAATAG GGAAATGATGAATTCCATTGAGACAAACATGAATCTGAATTTATACAACGCTCAGCTTGGTTACTCATCCTTGCTTCCGTTATCCGGCACAACTACAACCGCTGCTGCCGGCGTCGGAACAGAGGCCATGCTCCCGCCGGCGATGTATAGTTCAATTGCTGCAGATTCCCTGCCTCAACAACAAAAGACTCCAATAAAATCGGAAAGCACTCTCACCTACAATAACATTCCCTTGTTGAGAAAACGATCAAGAGACACCTCAGGCTCCATCAACTACACTTTCCCCTCTTCGTACCCCGCCACAGCCTCCACCGTTACAGTTCAACCACATCACAAAAACTGTGGCTCTTTTACCTTTTTAGGGGAAGACATTACCCTCCAGATCCATCAGCAACAGCTTGACATCGATCAACTTGTTGCACAACGC ATGGAGAAAGTGAGGATGGAGTTAGAAGAGAAGCGCAAGAGACATGCAAGGAGAATCATGGAAGCAATAGAAGTAAGTGTGATGAAGAGGCTGAAAGCAAAAGAGGATGAAATAGAGAAAATGGGGAAACTGAATTGGGCGTTAGAAGAGAAAGTCAAGTCTTTATGCATAGAGAATCAGATATGGCGTGATTTGGCACAAACGAACGAGGCAACAGCAAATGCTCTCAGAACGAACCTGGAACAAGTCCTCGCCCAACGCGGCTGCGGCGGCGCTGTGGAAGACGATGGCGCTACCGTGTGCCCAGGCGGAGCAGCGACGGCGGCAGTGATGGATGATGCGGAATCTTGCTGTGGAAGCAGTGATGATTGTGGTGATAAGAATTTGGAAGAGAAGGTGGTGGAAAGTTGTGGTGGTGGGTGGCGCACGTTAGCGGGGGTTAATGCGCAGGATAAGGGAGGGAGGTTGTGTAAGAACTGTGGGAAAGGGGAATCGTGCGTGCTGATATTGCCTTGCAGGCACCTATGCTTGTGTACCGTTTGTGGGTCTAGTCTTCACACTTGTCCCATTTGTAAATCCGTCAAGACTGCTAGCGTCCATGTTAACATGTCCTAA